The following proteins are co-located in the Pyricularia oryzae 70-15 chromosome 1, whole genome shotgun sequence genome:
- a CDS encoding exosome complex exonuclease RRP41, giving the protein MPLDTSAYSLALLRVDGRRWNELRRCHAQIRTQAAADGSSYLEMGHTKVMCVVTGPSEAAPGQRRTGVNITATATGGGQGAQSKEAEVVVSIVVAGFSSVDRKKRGRGDKRIQELQATVSHALSATLHTHLFQHSTITFSLHVLSQDGSLLAALINAATLAAVDAGIPMADYVVACSAGSTSSYAAADESADPLLDLNQQEETELPGLTAATLGATDRVVVLSCESRVQASRLEGMLAVAVDGCKQVREILDRVVKERGRQMIREGAIEKADALMMDMES; this is encoded by the exons ATGCCATTGGACACATCCGCATACTCCCTCGCGCTCCTGCGCGTCGACGGCCGACGATGGAACGAGCTGCGGCGCTGCCACGCGCAGATCCGCACGCAGGCCGCAGCCGACGGGTCCAGCTACCTCGAGATGGGACACACCAAGGTCATGTGCGTGGTGAcggggccgagcgaggcGGCACCGGGCCAGCGGAGGACGGGGGTCAACATCACGGCGACCGCGACCGGCGGTGGCCAGGGCGCCCAGTCCAAGGAGGCGGAGGTGGTGGTCAGCATAGTGGTCGCGGGGTTCAGCTCGGTGGATAGGAAGAAGCGCGGCCGGGGTGACAA GCGTATACAAGAACTCCAGGCGACGGTCTCACACGCCCTCTCAGCAACCCTACACACCCACCTCTTCCAGCACAGCACCATCACCTTCTCCCTGCACGTCCTGTCCCAGGACGGATCGCTGCTGGCCGCCCTGATCAACGCCGCCAcgctcgccgccgtcgatGCCGGAATCCCCATGGCCGACTACGTTGTCGCCTGCTCGGCCGGCTCGACCTCGTCCTACGCCGCGGCCGACGAGTCGGCCGATCCACTGCTGGACCTCAACCAGCAGGAGGAGACGGAGCTGCCGGGGCTCACGGCCGCGACGCTGGGCGCGACGGACCGCGTTGTCGTGCTCTCGTGCGAAAGCAGAGTCCAGGCCAGCCGGTTAGAAGGGATGCTGGCCGTCGCGGTCGATGGGTGCAAGCAGGTCAGGGAGATTTTGGACAGGGTCGTCAAGGAAAGGGGCAGGCAAATGATCCGCGAGGGTGCCATAGAAAAGGCGGATGCGCTCATGATGGATATGGAGTCGTAA
- a CDS encoding disulfide-isomerase A6 precurso has protein sequence MHHPTSLCAVATAVLAILPGAQAGFYPKSSGVLEITGKNYQDLVANSNKTTILEFFAPWCGHCKNLKPAYEKAAKNLEGLAKVAAIDCDDEMNKPFCGSMGIQGFPTLKIVRPPMNKGKPLVEDYNGPRSPSGIVDAVVERINNHVKRVTDKDLDDFLSKTEGPKAILFTEKGTVSTLLKGVAIDFLDVIKIAQIRNKEKGAVEKFGIEKFPTLILIPGKGEEPIKYDGPVKRADMVKFLSQAGGPNPDPAPKKKADKKSKKAGTKKAEPEDTPSAESAESTETVKTPVITEAAPPIPTIHDSSKLAKECLNEKSTTCVLAFVPAEAERSKDTQAALDALADLVHKYAQAKRKLFPFFAIPSSNPSSASVIKALELGDKPIQLVAVNARRNWWRQHPGEDFSAQGIENWVDAIRMGEGAKKKLPEGLVIEAAEATGAEDKAGTASESTSETKGSDPVPEPETAKPAGHDEL, from the exons ATGCATCACCCCACGTCACTTTGCGCCGTCGCAACGGCAGTGTTGGCGATTCTTCCAGGCGCTCAAGCTGGCTTCTACCCCAAGAGCTCAGGCGTCTTGGAGATCACTGGCAAAAACTACCAAGACTTGGTTGCCaattccaacaaaaccact ATACTCGAATTCTTTGCACCATGGTGTGGACATTGCAAGAACCTGAAGCCAGCGTACGAAAAGGCTGCCAAGAACCTTGAGGGTCTGGCAAAGGTGGCAGCAATCGATTGCGATGATGAGATGAACAAGCCGTTCTGCGGCTCCATGGGTATCCAGGGCTTCCCTACTCTCAAGATTGTGCGCCCGCCAATGAATAAAGGAAAGCCACTAGTTGAGGACTACAATGGCCCGCGTTCGCCTTCTGGGATTGTTGATGCTGTCGTCGAACGAATCAACAACCATGTCAAGAGGGTCACAGACAAGGACCTCGACGACTTTCTCTCCAAGACCGAAGGGCCCAAGGCCATTTTGTTTACGGAAAAGGGCACCGTTAGCACACTTCTCAAGGGTGTAGCCATTGACTTTTTAGATGTCATTAAAATCGCGCAGATCAGGAACAAGGAGAAGGGCGCCGTGGAAAAGTTCGGCATCGAGAAGTTTCCCACCCTGATACTCATCCCAGGAAAGGGAGAGGAGCCGATCAAGTACGACGGTCCGGTTAAAAGGGCAGATATGGTGAAGTTCTTGTCTCAGGCTGGTGGGCCAAACCCTGACCCGGCACCGAAGAAGAAGGCGGACAAGAAGTCAAAGAAGGCTGGCACCAAGAAGGCTGAGCCCGAGGATACACCATCTGCCGAGTCGGCCGAGTCGACCGAGACTGTCAAAACACCTGTCATCACTGAGGCTGCACCACCAATTCCCACCATCCACGACTCCAgcaagctggccaaggagtGCCTCAACGAGAAATCAACTACTTGTGTGCTCGCTTTCGTGCCCGCCGAAGCCGAGCGTAGCAAGGACACCCAGGCTGCTCTTGACGCTCTGGCAGACCTTGTGCACAAGTACGCACAGGCCAAACGCAAGCTGTTCCCATTCTTTGCCATCCCGAGCAGCAACCCTAGCAGCGCGTCTGTCATCAAGGCCTTGGAGCTTGGGGACAAGCCTATCCAACTGGTCGCCGTCAACGCCAGGAGGAACTGGTGGAGGCAGCATCCTGGCGAGGATTTCAGCGCTCAGGGCATCGAGAACTGGGTCGACGCGATCCGTATGGGTGAAGGCGCCAAGAAGAAGCTACCTGAGGGTCTTGTGATCGAGGCTGCGGAGGCTACCGGTGCTGAAGACAAGGCCGGTACTGCCAGCGAGTCTACAAGCGAGACCAAGGGCTCTGACCCTGTGCCAGAGCCTGAGACTGCCAAGCCTGCCGGGCATGACGAGCTGTGA